One Bradyrhizobium sp. ISRA464 genomic window carries:
- the nuoG gene encoding NADH-quinone oxidoreductase subunit NuoG has protein sequence MTKIIIDGKEIDVAPDYTLLQACEAAGAEIPRFCYHERLSIAGNCRMCLVEVKGGPKPVASCAWAVRDCRPGPKGEPPEISTRSPMVKKAREGVMEFLLINHPLDCPICDQGGECDLQDQAMGYGVDTSRFAENKRAVEDKYLGALVKTSMNRCIQCTRCVRFSAEICGAPEMGATGRGEDMEITTYLESALSSELQGNLVDICPVGALTSKPYAFAARPWELGKTQSIDVMDGLGSAIRVDTRGREVMRILPRINEAVNEEWISDKTRHIVDGLRTQRLDRPYVRENGQLRPATWQEAFAAIAAKAGRSDGKRIGAIAGDLAAVEEMYALKELLAKFGSVNLAVQGGDAFAAKAGRGTYIFNPTIAGIDKADALLIIGSHPRKEAAVLNARIRKRWRTGGLKVGMIGAKADFTYDLEYLGAGIETLADLVAGKHSFADVLKNAKNPIILVGAGAYTRHDGAAVLAQAAKLAVDVGALKDGWNGFAVLQDTASRAGALDIGFSPAAGGLTAAQMTTFGTLDVLFLLGADEISAPDGTFVVYIGTHGDRGAHRADVILPAAAYTEKSGIYVNTEGRVQMANRAAFPPGEAREDWAIIRALSDVVGKKLPFDSMQALRQAMFKAYPHLMRLDQIEAGKADDVKALAGKGGSVDKAAFKPTVEDFYLTNPIARASAVMAECSRLASGRMLAAAE, from the coding sequence ATGACCAAGATCATCATCGATGGCAAAGAGATCGATGTCGCCCCGGACTACACGCTGCTGCAGGCGTGTGAGGCGGCGGGCGCCGAGATTCCGCGCTTCTGCTATCACGAGCGGCTGTCGATCGCCGGCAATTGCCGCATGTGCCTCGTCGAGGTGAAGGGTGGTCCGAAGCCGGTCGCGAGCTGCGCCTGGGCCGTGCGCGACTGCCGTCCGGGCCCGAAGGGCGAGCCGCCGGAAATCTCGACCCGTTCGCCGATGGTGAAGAAGGCGCGCGAAGGCGTGATGGAATTCCTGCTGATCAACCATCCGCTGGACTGCCCGATCTGCGACCAGGGCGGCGAATGCGATCTGCAGGATCAGGCGATGGGCTACGGCGTCGACACCAGCCGTTTCGCCGAGAACAAGCGCGCGGTCGAGGACAAGTATCTCGGTGCGCTGGTCAAGACCTCGATGAACCGCTGCATCCAGTGCACGCGCTGCGTCCGCTTCTCCGCCGAGATCTGCGGCGCCCCCGAAATGGGTGCGACCGGACGCGGCGAGGATATGGAGATCACCACCTATCTGGAGTCCGCGCTGAGCTCCGAGCTGCAGGGCAACCTCGTCGACATCTGCCCGGTGGGCGCGCTGACCTCGAAGCCCTATGCATTCGCGGCGCGGCCCTGGGAACTCGGCAAGACGCAGTCGATCGACGTCATGGACGGCCTCGGCTCGGCGATCCGCGTCGACACCCGCGGCCGCGAGGTGATGCGCATCCTGCCGCGCATCAATGAGGCGGTGAACGAGGAGTGGATCTCTGACAAGACCCGCCACATCGTCGACGGCCTGCGCACCCAGCGCCTCGACCGTCCCTATGTGCGGGAGAACGGCCAGCTCAGGCCGGCGACCTGGCAGGAAGCCTTCGCGGCGATCGCGGCCAAGGCCGGCCGCAGCGACGGCAAGCGGATCGGTGCCATCGCGGGCGACCTTGCCGCAGTCGAGGAGATGTACGCACTGAAGGAGCTGCTGGCGAAGTTCGGCTCGGTCAATCTCGCGGTGCAGGGCGGCGACGCGTTCGCCGCCAAGGCCGGCCGCGGCACGTATATCTTCAACCCGACCATCGCCGGCATCGACAAGGCCGACGCGCTGCTGATCATCGGCTCGCACCCGCGCAAGGAGGCCGCCGTGCTGAACGCGCGGATCCGCAAGCGTTGGCGCACCGGCGGGCTCAAGGTCGGCATGATCGGCGCCAAGGCCGATTTCACCTATGACCTCGAATATCTCGGCGCGGGCATCGAGACGCTCGCCGATCTCGTGGCCGGCAAGCACTCCTTTGCCGACGTGCTGAAGAACGCCAAGAATCCGATCATCCTGGTCGGTGCCGGCGCCTATACCAGGCATGACGGCGCGGCGGTGCTGGCGCAGGCCGCCAAGCTCGCCGTCGACGTCGGCGCACTCAAGGACGGCTGGAACGGCTTTGCGGTGTTGCAGGACACGGCGTCGCGCGCAGGCGCGCTCGATATCGGCTTCTCGCCGGCGGCCGGCGGCCTGACCGCGGCGCAGATGACGACCTTCGGCACGCTCGACGTGCTGTTCCTGCTCGGCGCCGACGAGATCAGCGCGCCGGACGGCACCTTCGTCGTCTATATCGGCACCCATGGCGACCGCGGCGCGCATCGCGCCGACGTCATCCTGCCGGCGGCGGCCTACACCGAGAAGTCCGGCATCTACGTCAATACCGAGGGCCGCGTGCAGATGGCCAACCGCGCCGCGTTCCCGCCGGGCGAGGCCCGTGAGGATTGGGCGATCATCCGCGCGCTGTCCGACGTGGTGGGCAAGAAGCTGCCGTTCGACTCGATGCAGGCGCTGCGCCAGGCGATGTTCAAGGCCTATCCGCACCTGATGCGGCTCGACCAGATCGAGGCCGGCAAGGCGGACGACGTCAAGGCGCTGGCGGGCAAGGGCGGCAGCGTCGACAAGGCGGCCTTCAAGCCGACCGTCGAGGATTTCTATCTGACCAACCCGATCGCCCGGGCCTCTGCCGTGATGGCGGAATGCTCGCGCCTGGCGTCGGGTCGAATGCTGGCGGCAGCGGAGTGA
- the nuoH gene encoding NADH-quinone oxidoreductase subunit NuoH, which translates to MAEFFASSFWTGFLWPLIIMVAESLLLLVVLLIAIAYILLADRKIWAAVQIRRGPNVVGPFGLLQSFADLLKFVLKEPTIPASANKGVFLLAPLVSCVLALAAWAVIPMDFGWVISDINVGILYIFAISSLSIYGIIMAGWSSNSKYPFLAALRSAAQMVSYEVSIGFVIITVLLCAGSLNLSAVVEAQNTRGLASLIGLPQLTILNWYVWPLFPMFVVFYVSSLAETNRPPFDLVEAESELVAGFMVEYGSTPYLLFMLGEYVAITTMCAMATILFLGGWLPPVALRPFTWIPGIVWFALKLFFMFFLFAMAKAIVPRYRYDQLMRLGWKVFLPLSLAMVVIVAAVLQFAGIAPK; encoded by the coding sequence ATGGCTGAATTCTTCGCAAGCTCGTTCTGGACCGGCTTCCTCTGGCCGCTGATCATCATGGTCGCGGAGAGCCTGCTGCTGCTCGTCGTGCTCCTGATCGCGATCGCCTACATCCTGCTCGCCGACCGCAAGATCTGGGCGGCGGTGCAAATCCGGCGCGGCCCCAACGTGGTCGGTCCGTTCGGACTGCTGCAATCCTTCGCCGACCTGCTGAAGTTCGTGCTGAAGGAGCCGACGATCCCGGCCAGCGCCAACAAGGGCGTGTTCCTGCTGGCGCCGCTGGTCTCCTGTGTCCTGGCGCTCGCCGCCTGGGCGGTGATCCCGATGGATTTCGGCTGGGTGATCTCCGACATCAATGTCGGCATCCTCTACATCTTCGCGATCTCGTCGCTGTCGATCTACGGCATCATCATGGCCGGCTGGTCGTCGAACTCGAAATATCCGTTCCTGGCCGCGCTGCGCTCGGCGGCGCAGATGGTGTCCTACGAGGTCTCGATCGGCTTCGTGATCATCACCGTGCTGCTCTGCGCCGGCTCGCTGAACCTCTCGGCGGTGGTGGAGGCGCAGAACACCCGCGGGCTCGCCAGCCTGATCGGCCTGCCGCAGCTCACCATCCTGAACTGGTATGTGTGGCCGCTGTTCCCGATGTTCGTGGTATTCTACGTCTCGTCGCTCGCGGAAACCAACCGTCCGCCGTTCGACCTGGTCGAGGCGGAATCCGAGCTCGTCGCCGGCTTCATGGTCGAATACGGCTCGACGCCGTACCTGCTGTTCATGCTCGGCGAGTACGTTGCGATCACCACGATGTGCGCGATGGCGACGATCCTGTTCCTTGGCGGCTGGCTGCCGCCGGTGGCGCTGCGGCCGTTCACCTGGATTCCGGGGATCGTGTGGTTCGCGCTGAAGCTGTTCTTCATGTTCTTCCTGTTCGCGATGGCGAAGGCGATCGTGCCGCGCTATCGCTATGATCAACTGATGCGGCTCGGCTGGAAGGTGTTCCTGCCGCTGTCGCTGGCGATGGTGGTGATCGTGGCCGCTGTGCTGCAGTTCGCCGGCATCGCGCCGAAGTGA
- the nuoI gene encoding NADH-quinone oxidoreductase subunit NuoI has product MSVNVNATARSLLLSEFVSAFFLAMRYFFQPKPTLNYPFEKGPISPRFRGEHALRRYPNGEERCIACKLCEAICPAQAITIEAGPRRNDGTRRTVRYDIDMVKCIYCGLCQEACPVDAIVEGPNFEFATETREELYYDKAKLLANGDRWEREIAKSIALDAPYR; this is encoded by the coding sequence ATGAGTGTTAACGTCAACGCAACAGCCCGCTCGCTTCTGCTGTCGGAATTCGTCTCGGCGTTCTTCCTTGCCATGCGCTATTTCTTCCAGCCGAAGCCGACGCTGAACTATCCCTTCGAGAAGGGCCCGATCTCGCCGCGCTTCCGTGGCGAACATGCGCTGCGCCGCTATCCGAACGGCGAGGAACGCTGCATCGCCTGCAAGCTGTGCGAGGCGATCTGCCCGGCGCAGGCGATCACGATCGAGGCCGGCCCGCGCCGCAACGACGGCACCCGCCGCACGGTCCGTTACGACATCGACATGGTGAAGTGCATCTATTGTGGCCTGTGCCAGGAGGCATGCCCGGTGGACGCCATCGTCGAGGGGCCGAACTTCGAATTCGCGACCGAGACCCGCGAGGAACTCTATTATGACAAGGCCAAGCTGCTCGCCAATGGCGACCGCTGGGAGCGCGAGATTGCGAAGTCGATCGCACTCGACGCGCCGTACCGGTGA
- a CDS encoding NADH-quinone oxidoreductase subunit J has translation MILPALFFYLFAAVCVASAVMVIVSRNPVHSVLFLILAFVNAAGLFILMGAEFLGMILIVVYVGAVAVLFLFVIMMLDVDFVELREGFIQYLPIGIVIGGIFMFELLLVVGAWAINPAVTRTITAAIPTNVSNTEALGLVLYTKYIHYFQLAGMVLLVAMIGAIVLTLRHKANVKRQNINVQNARTPDMAMALRKVSSGQGLQDADAAEWVK, from the coding sequence ATGATCCTTCCGGCGTTGTTCTTCTATCTGTTTGCCGCCGTCTGCGTGGCGTCGGCCGTCATGGTGATTGTCTCGCGCAATCCCGTGCACTCCGTGCTGTTCCTGATCCTGGCGTTCGTCAACGCGGCCGGCCTGTTCATCCTGATGGGGGCCGAGTTCCTCGGGATGATCCTGATCGTCGTCTATGTCGGCGCCGTCGCGGTGCTGTTCCTGTTCGTGATCATGATGCTCGACGTCGACTTCGTGGAGTTGCGCGAGGGCTTCATCCAGTATCTGCCGATCGGCATCGTGATCGGCGGCATCTTCATGTTCGAGCTGTTGCTGGTGGTCGGCGCCTGGGCGATCAACCCGGCCGTGACCAGGACGATCACCGCGGCGATCCCGACCAATGTGAGCAACACCGAGGCGCTGGGCCTCGTGCTCTACACGAAGTACATCCATTACTTCCAGCTCGCCGGCATGGTGCTCCTGGTCGCGATGATCGGCGCCATCGTGCTGACGCTGCGCCACAAGGCGAACGTCAAGCGGCAGAACATCAACGTGCAGAACGCGCGCACGCCGGACATGGCGATGGCGCTGCGCAAGGTATCGTCGGGGCAGGGGCTGCAGGACGCCGACGCGGCGGAGTGGGTGAAATGA
- the nuoK gene encoding NADH-quinone oxidoreductase subunit NuoK, which produces MTIGLGHYLAVGAILFTLGILGIFLNRKNIIVILMSIELILLSVNINLVAFSTFLGDIVGQVFALLVLTVAAAEAAIGLAVLVVYFRNRGSIAVEDVNLMKG; this is translated from the coding sequence ATGACGATCGGGCTCGGGCACTATCTCGCGGTCGGCGCGATCCTGTTTACGCTCGGGATCCTCGGTATCTTCCTCAATCGCAAGAACATCATCGTCATCCTGATGTCGATCGAGCTGATCCTGCTCTCGGTCAACATCAATCTGGTGGCGTTCTCGACCTTCCTCGGCGACATCGTCGGCCAGGTGTTCGCACTCCTGGTGCTGACGGTGGCAGCGGCCGAGGCCGCGATCGGCCTCGCCGTGCTGGTGGTGTATTTCCGCAACCGCGGTTCGATCGCGGTTGAAGACGTCAATCTGATGAAGGGCTAA
- the nuoL gene encoding NADH-quinone oxidoreductase subunit L, producing MIQAIVFLPLLGAILAGIISLVGAHARNPSGDTVEHHDDAHGDAHAAAAHDDHGHDDHGHDDHHVSEPPAAGSRLAELITTGLLFVSAALSWFALVDVGFMHHDARVVLMPWITSGDLQVAWTLRVDTLTAVMLVVVNTVSALVHLYSIGYMDEDPNRPRFFGYLSLFTFAMLMLVTSDNLVQLFFGWEGVGLASYLLIGFWYQKPSANAAAIKAFVVNRVGDFGFALGIFAIFALVGSTDFETIFHAAPGLTGKTIDFFGWHADALTLTCLLLFMGAMGKSAQFLLHTWLPDAMEGPTPVSALIHAATMVTAGVFMVARLSPLFELSPTAQAVVMFFGATTAFFAATVGLVQNDIKRIVAYSTCSQLGYMFVAMGAGAYSVGMFHLFTHAFFKALLFLGSGSVIYAMHHEQDIRNMGGLWRKIPYTFAVMCIGTLALTGFPLFAGYFSKDAIIEAAYAAHNPFAVYAYLLTVAAAGLTSFYSWRLIFKTFFGEPHDQKHYEAAHESPMWMLVPIGVLAAGSILAGLPFKELFASPHGVEEFFRESVKMNPHILEDMEQIPAWLAPLPTVMMVIGLFISYMFYIRRPYLPVELANQQPMLYQFLLNKWYFDEVYDLIFVRTAKWIGYTLWKKGDGFIIDGFGPDGVSARVLDVTRNVVKLQTGYLYHYAFAMLIGAAGLITWFMFGLGGQ from the coding sequence ATGATACAGGCAATCGTATTCCTGCCGCTGCTGGGCGCCATCCTCGCAGGGATCATTTCGCTGGTCGGTGCGCATGCGCGCAATCCGAGCGGCGATACCGTCGAGCATCATGACGATGCGCATGGCGACGCCCATGCCGCGGCGGCCCATGATGATCACGGCCATGACGACCACGGCCACGACGATCACCATGTCTCGGAGCCGCCGGCCGCCGGATCGCGGCTGGCCGAGCTGATCACCACCGGCCTCTTGTTCGTATCGGCGGCGCTGTCGTGGTTCGCGCTGGTCGATGTCGGCTTCATGCATCATGACGCCCGCGTCGTGCTGATGCCCTGGATCACCTCGGGCGACCTGCAGGTGGCCTGGACGCTGCGGGTCGACACGCTGACGGCGGTGATGCTGGTCGTGGTCAACACGGTGTCCGCGCTCGTTCACCTCTATTCCATCGGCTACATGGACGAGGACCCGAACCGGCCGCGCTTCTTCGGCTATCTCAGCCTGTTCACCTTCGCGATGCTGATGCTGGTGACCTCGGACAACCTCGTGCAGCTGTTCTTCGGCTGGGAGGGCGTCGGTCTCGCGAGCTACCTCCTGATCGGCTTCTGGTACCAGAAGCCGTCGGCGAACGCCGCGGCGATCAAGGCCTTCGTGGTCAACCGCGTCGGCGATTTCGGCTTCGCGCTCGGCATCTTCGCGATCTTCGCGCTGGTGGGCTCGACCGATTTCGAGACCATCTTCCATGCGGCGCCCGGGCTGACCGGCAAGACCATCGACTTCTTCGGCTGGCATGCCGATGCGCTGACGCTGACCTGCCTGCTGCTGTTCATGGGCGCGATGGGCAAGTCGGCGCAGTTCCTGCTGCACACCTGGTTGCCGGACGCGATGGAAGGCCCGACCCCGGTGTCGGCGCTGATCCATGCCGCGACCATGGTCACCGCCGGCGTCTTCATGGTGGCGCGCCTGTCGCCGCTGTTCGAGCTGTCACCGACCGCGCAGGCGGTGGTGATGTTCTTCGGCGCGACCACGGCGTTCTTCGCCGCGACCGTCGGCCTGGTGCAGAACGACATCAAGCGCATCGTCGCGTACTCGACCTGTTCGCAGCTCGGCTACATGTTCGTGGCGATGGGGGCAGGGGCCTATTCGGTCGGCATGTTCCACCTGTTCACGCACGCCTTCTTCAAGGCGCTGCTGTTCTTGGGCTCCGGCTCGGTGATCTACGCGATGCATCACGAGCAGGACATCCGCAACATGGGCGGCCTGTGGCGCAAGATCCCGTACACCTTCGCGGTGATGTGCATCGGCACGCTGGCGCTGACCGGCTTCCCGCTGTTCGCGGGCTACTTCTCCAAGGACGCGATCATCGAGGCGGCCTATGCGGCGCACAATCCGTTCGCAGTCTACGCCTATCTGCTGACGGTCGCGGCCGCCGGCCTGACCTCGTTCTATTCCTGGCGTCTGATCTTCAAGACCTTCTTCGGCGAGCCGCACGACCAGAAGCACTATGAGGCGGCGCATGAGAGCCCGATGTGGATGCTGGTCCCGATCGGTGTGCTCGCCGCCGGCTCGATCCTCGCGGGCCTCCCGTTCAAGGAGCTGTTCGCCAGCCCCCACGGCGTGGAAGAGTTCTTCCGCGAGTCCGTGAAGATGAACCCGCATATCCTCGAGGACATGGAGCAGATCCCGGCGTGGCTCGCGCCGCTGCCCACCGTCATGATGGTGATCGGCCTGTTCATCTCCTACATGTTCTACATCCGCAGGCCGTACCTGCCGGTCGAGCTCGCGAACCAGCAGCCGATGCTGTACCAGTTCCTGCTCAACAAATGGTACTTTGACGAGGTGTACGACCTGATCTTCGTGCGCACGGCGAAGTGGATCGGCTACACGCTCTGGAAGAAGGGCGACGGCTTCATCATCGACGGCTTTGGTCCCGACGGCGTCTCGGCCCGCGTGCTCGACGTCACCCGCAACGTCGTCAAACTGCAGACCGGTTACCTCTATCACTACGCCTTTGCGATGCTGATCGGGGCTGCCGGATTGATCACCTGGTTCATGTTCGGCTTGGGAGGCCAGTAA
- a CDS encoding NADH-quinone oxidoreductase subunit M → MTTWPILSVTTFLPTVGAILVYLLARGGDETANRTARWIALWTTVITFVISLILVARFDPAQTDFQFVEKASWLATGITYHMGVDGISLPLLILTTAIMPLCIIASWRAITTRVGEYMMAFLILETLMVGTFSALDLVLFYLFFEGGLIPMFLIIGVWGGPRRVYASFKFFLYTLLGSVLMLLAIMALYWNAGTTDIPTLMHTAVPRGMQTWAWLAFFASFAVKMPMWPVHTWLPDAHVEAPTAGSVVLAAILLKMGGYGFLRFSLPMFPLASHDFAPFVFTLSVIAIVYTSLVALMQEDMKKLIAYSSVAHMGFVTMGIFAVTTQGVAGGMFQMVSHGIVSGALFLCVGIVYDRMHSREIATYGGLVNRMPLYAMTFMIFTMANVGLPGTSGFVGEFMTLLGTFKVSLPTAFFATTGVILSAAYALWLYRKVVFGALVKPTLMSIKDLTFRECLTLFPLIALTILFGVYPKPVLDMSAASVQQLVNNYNTAVTAVKAASLVVK, encoded by the coding sequence ATGACAACCTGGCCAATCCTTTCGGTCACGACCTTCCTGCCGACCGTCGGCGCGATCCTGGTTTATCTGCTGGCGCGGGGCGGGGACGAGACCGCCAACCGCACCGCGCGCTGGATCGCGCTGTGGACGACGGTGATCACCTTCGTGATCTCGCTGATCCTGGTGGCACGCTTCGATCCGGCGCAGACCGACTTCCAGTTCGTCGAGAAGGCATCCTGGCTCGCCACCGGCATCACCTATCACATGGGTGTCGACGGCATTTCGCTGCCGCTGCTGATCCTCACCACGGCGATCATGCCGCTGTGCATTATCGCGAGCTGGCGGGCGATCACGACCCGGGTCGGCGAATACATGATGGCGTTCCTGATCCTGGAAACGCTGATGGTCGGCACCTTCTCGGCGCTCGATCTCGTGCTGTTCTACCTGTTCTTCGAAGGCGGCCTGATCCCGATGTTCCTGATCATCGGCGTCTGGGGCGGTCCGCGCCGGGTCTACGCGTCGTTCAAGTTCTTCCTGTACACGCTGCTCGGCTCGGTCCTGATGCTGCTTGCCATCATGGCGCTGTACTGGAACGCCGGCACGACTGACATCCCGACCCTGATGCACACCGCGGTGCCGCGCGGCATGCAGACCTGGGCGTGGCTCGCCTTCTTCGCCTCGTTCGCGGTGAAGATGCCGATGTGGCCGGTACACACCTGGTTGCCGGATGCGCACGTCGAGGCGCCGACGGCGGGCTCGGTGGTGCTGGCGGCGATCCTCCTGAAGATGGGCGGCTACGGCTTCCTGCGCTTCTCGCTGCCGATGTTCCCGCTGGCCTCGCATGACTTCGCGCCATTCGTGTTCACGCTGTCCGTCATCGCCATCGTCTACACCTCGCTGGTGGCGCTGATGCAGGAAGACATGAAGAAGCTGATCGCGTACTCCTCGGTCGCGCATATGGGCTTCGTCACCATGGGCATCTTCGCGGTCACGACGCAGGGCGTCGCCGGCGGCATGTTCCAGATGGTCTCGCACGGCATCGTCTCCGGCGCGCTCTTCCTTTGCGTCGGCATAGTCTACGACCGCATGCATTCGCGCGAGATCGCGACCTATGGCGGCCTGGTGAACCGGATGCCGCTCTACGCGATGACGTTCATGATCTTCACCATGGCCAATGTCGGCCTGCCCGGCACGTCGGGTTTCGTCGGCGAGTTCATGACGCTGCTCGGCACCTTCAAGGTCTCGCTGCCGACGGCGTTCTTCGCCACCACGGGCGTGATCCTGTCGGCGGCCTATGCGCTCTGGCTCTACCGCAAGGTGGTGTTCGGCGCGCTGGTCAAGCCGACGCTGATGTCGATCAAGGATCTCACCTTCCGTGAATGCCTGACGCTGTTCCCGCTGATCGCGCTGACCATCCTGTTCGGCGTCTATCCGAAGCCGGTGCTCGACATGTCGGCCGCTTCGGTCCAGCAACTCGTCAACAATTACAATACCGCCGTGACTGCCGTGAAGGCAGCCTCGCTGGTCGTGAAATAG
- the nuoN gene encoding NADH-quinone oxidoreductase subunit NuoN — MSFSSAGYQLQPVLPELVLAVGAMVLLMIGAYRGQGTTRLVTALAVCLLVLTGLLEVWLPAGKLVTFGGSFIVDDFARFLKILALIGSAATLILATEFLSDPSRRTFEFSILVLLSTLGMMVLISAGDLISLYLGLELMSLALYVVAASQRDNAKSSEAGLKYFVLGALSSGMLLYGASLIYGFTGTVSFAGIAAAATTGSLGIVFGLVFLLAGLCFKVSAVPFHMWTPDVYEGAPTPVTAFFASAPKVAALAVFTRATLTAFPGIVTEWQQILVFVSIASMALGSFAAIGQTNIKRLMAYSSIGHMGFALVGLASGTVEGAQGVLVYIAIYVAMTLGSFAIIIAMKRNGQAVEQISDFAGLSRTNPLLAFFFAMLLFSLAGIPPLAGFFAKWYVFVAAIKANLFTLAVIGVLTSVVGAFYYLSIVKVMYFDQPVGKLDPVRVELRTVLAVAGLFNIFFFAYPGPLVSMATAAAKSLF, encoded by the coding sequence ATGAGCTTTTCCAGTGCAGGTTATCAGTTGCAGCCGGTGCTGCCGGAGCTGGTGCTCGCGGTCGGCGCCATGGTGCTGTTGATGATCGGAGCCTATCGCGGGCAGGGGACGACGCGGCTCGTCACGGCGCTTGCAGTGTGCCTGCTGGTTCTGACCGGCCTGCTGGAAGTGTGGCTGCCGGCCGGCAAGCTCGTCACCTTCGGCGGCAGCTTCATCGTCGACGACTTCGCCCGGTTCCTGAAAATCCTGGCGCTGATCGGCTCGGCCGCGACCCTGATCCTGGCGACCGAGTTCCTGTCGGACCCCTCGCGCCGGACGTTCGAGTTCTCGATCCTGGTGCTGCTGTCGACGCTCGGCATGATGGTGCTGATCTCCGCCGGCGATCTGATCTCGCTCTATCTCGGCCTCGAGCTGATGAGCCTGGCGCTCTACGTCGTCGCCGCGAGCCAGCGCGACAACGCCAAGTCGAGCGAGGCCGGCCTGAAGTACTTCGTGCTCGGCGCGCTGTCGTCGGGCATGCTGCTCTACGGCGCGTCGCTGATCTATGGCTTCACCGGCACGGTCAGCTTCGCCGGCATCGCGGCGGCTGCGACCACGGGCAGCCTCGGCATCGTGTTCGGCCTCGTCTTCCTGCTCGCCGGCCTCTGCTTCAAGGTGTCGGCGGTGCCGTTCCATATGTGGACGCCTGACGTCTATGAGGGCGCCCCGACGCCGGTGACGGCGTTCTTTGCTTCCGCGCCGAAGGTCGCCGCGCTCGCCGTGTTCACGCGCGCGACGCTCACCGCGTTCCCCGGCATCGTCACCGAGTGGCAGCAGATCCTGGTGTTCGTGTCGATCGCCTCGATGGCGCTGGGCTCGTTCGCGGCGATCGGCCAGACCAACATCAAGCGGCTGATGGCCTATTCGTCGATCGGCCACATGGGCTTTGCCCTGGTCGGCCTCGCTTCCGGCACGGTCGAGGGCGCGCAGGGCGTGCTCGTCTATATCGCGATCTATGTCGCGATGACGCTCGGTTCCTTCGCGATCATCATCGCGATGAAGCGCAACGGCCAGGCGGTCGAGCAGATCAGCGATTTCGCCGGCCTGTCGCGCACCAATCCGCTGCTCGCCTTCTTCTTCGCGATGCTGCTGTTCTCGCTCGCCGGCATCCCGCCGCTCGCCGGCTTCTTCGCCAAGTGGTATGTGTTCGTCGCCGCGATCAAGGCAAACCTGTTCACGCTCGCGGTGATCGGCGTGCTGACCAGCGTGGTGGGCGCGTTCTACTACCTGTCGATCGTCAAGGTGATGTATTTCGACCAGCCGGTCGGCAAGCTCGATCCGGTGCGCGTCGAGTTGCGCACGGTGCTGGCGGTCGCAGGCCTCTTCAACATCTTCTTCTTCGCCTATCCAGGGCCGCTGGTCAGCATGGCAACGGCGGCGGCGAAGTCGCTGTTCTGA
- a CDS encoding biotin--[acetyl-CoA-carboxylase] ligase, which translates to MTFTLGPRAIAAGYKLAAFDQIDSTNAEALRRARDGARGPMWFVTPEQTAGRGRRQRAWVAPRGNLASSVLEVMDVPPAVAATLGFAAGLSLEAALQKVSIEAALRLGRSPAYTLKWPNDVLADGRKLSGILLEAEGVDDYLAVVVGIGTNVVAAPEGTPTPAVSLAALGVQIGPEELFAALSDAWVEFRGIWDNGRGFAEIRRLWLERAAGLGGKVAIQTGTAALEGTFDTIDDTGCLIVRTADGQRMPVTAGEVYFGNAASVRAS; encoded by the coding sequence ATGACCTTCACGCTCGGACCCCGGGCCATTGCGGCGGGCTACAAGCTCGCCGCTTTCGACCAGATCGACTCGACCAATGCCGAGGCGCTCCGGCGCGCCCGCGATGGTGCGCGCGGGCCGATGTGGTTCGTGACCCCGGAGCAGACCGCGGGGCGCGGTCGGCGGCAGCGGGCCTGGGTCGCGCCGCGCGGCAATCTCGCCAGCAGCGTCCTCGAGGTGATGGACGTTCCCCCCGCGGTCGCGGCGACGCTCGGCTTCGCCGCCGGGCTGTCGCTCGAGGCGGCCTTGCAGAAGGTCAGCATCGAAGCGGCGTTGCGGCTCGGGCGGAGCCCGGCATACACCCTGAAATGGCCGAACGACGTGCTGGCTGACGGCAGGAAACTGTCGGGCATCCTGCTGGAGGCCGAAGGTGTCGACGATTACCTTGCGGTCGTGGTCGGGATCGGCACCAACGTCGTGGCGGCGCCCGAGGGCACCCCGACGCCGGCCGTGTCGCTCGCCGCGCTCGGCGTCCAGATCGGGCCGGAAGAGCTGTTCGCAGCATTGTCGGATGCATGGGTCGAGTTCCGCGGGATCTGGGACAATGGCCGGGGCTTTGCCGAGATCCGCCGCCTGTGGCTGGAGCGCGCCGCCGGCCTCGGCGGCAAGGTGGCGATCCAGACCGGGACCGCGGCGCTGGAGGGGACTTTCGACACCATTGATGACACCGGTTGCCTGATCGTCCGTACCGCTGACGGCCAGCGCATGCCCGTGACTGCCGGCGAGGTCTATTTCGGCAATGCAGCCTCGGTGAGGGCCAGTTGA